From a single Lactococcus carnosus genomic region:
- the hrcA gene encoding heat-inducible transcriptional repressor HrcA, translating into MITKRQQQILNLIISLYTQSHKAVGSKALMASIKASSATIRNDMKYLEDLGFIKKEHTSSGRVPSVTGYKYFVENFLKPGKLDNNDVYQVMKNFDGEYYKLDTLYQQAAKILSELTGFSGFVLNVSQKNQVLSKFDIVQLDSHSAMAVMTLDTGLVKTMQFVLPRSMTMEDLTTFKFIADERLVGKKILDIHYSLLTEIPQVAQKYFIVTTDALQLFEHVFTELFKENLISAGRQNLLEYSEDVVSLYKILMDDEAIIHEIRDLVSEDEIRSVKFDATLTENHQISKNITLMTQQFVVPYRGLGTLALMGPVDLNYQKVVSTMDLIAKILTMKLSDYYRYLDGNHYEMM; encoded by the coding sequence TTGATAACAAAACGCCAGCAACAAATTCTTAATTTAATTATTTCGCTCTACACGCAGTCGCATAAAGCTGTAGGGTCTAAAGCTTTGATGGCGTCTATCAAGGCTTCTAGTGCAACAATCAGAAATGATATGAAGTACTTGGAAGACTTGGGATTCATCAAAAAAGAGCATACGTCATCTGGTCGGGTACCAAGTGTAACAGGCTATAAATACTTTGTTGAAAACTTTTTAAAACCAGGTAAACTCGATAATAACGATGTATACCAGGTCATGAAAAATTTTGATGGTGAGTATTATAAGCTAGATACGCTCTATCAACAAGCTGCTAAAATCCTATCTGAATTAACAGGGTTTTCAGGATTTGTCTTAAATGTTTCTCAGAAAAATCAAGTCTTATCTAAGTTTGACATTGTTCAGTTGGATAGTCATTCTGCCATGGCAGTCATGACACTTGATACAGGACTCGTTAAGACGATGCAGTTTGTCCTACCACGGTCGATGACCATGGAGGACCTAACTACCTTTAAGTTTATTGCTGATGAACGATTAGTTGGTAAGAAAATCTTGGATATTCATTATTCATTGCTGACTGAAATTCCGCAGGTCGCACAAAAGTATTTTATCGTGACGACGGATGCCTTACAACTCTTCGAACACGTGTTTACAGAGCTGTTTAAAGAGAACTTGATTTCTGCAGGTCGGCAAAATTTACTAGAGTATTCTGAGGATGTTGTCTCACTCTATAAGATTTTAATGGACGATGAGGCAATTATCCATGAAATTCGTGATTTGGTGTCTGAGGATGAGATAAGAAGCGTCAAATTTGATGCGACACTTACTGAGAATCATCAGATTTCAAAAAATATCACCTTGATGACGCAGCAGTTTGTCGTGCCTTATCGGGGTCTCGGCACACTAGCCTTGATGGGACCAGTTGATCTTAACTATCAAAAAGTGGTATCGACTATGGATTTAATCGCAAAGATTTTGACCATGAAGCTGAGTGATTATTATCGCTACTTAGATGGTAATCACTACGAAATGATGTAA
- a CDS encoding M15 family metallopeptidase — protein sequence MPNNQYPRRRPRKQPRYDRMILPGLLVICLIGIIAFVGFKMVKKDSVKSASSSNVVQSKKSGSAKKVASETDKQQSSTLPKSKASDWNLVLVNRENPKDELNPELTQLGNIVVDSRIAQSAEAFLTAAQAINPAEHFISGYRSVAYQETLYNQYVAQEMAADPSLDHKAAEKVVQTYSQPAGMSEHQTGLAIDLSDIDRLNESTTAKEIAAIAPTYGFVLRFTDAGKPYTGVGYEDWHFRYVGVENAKYMTEHNLTLEQYLKQLS from the coding sequence ATGCCCAATAATCAGTACCCTAGAAGACGACCACGTAAGCAACCTAGATATGATCGCATGATTCTACCAGGTCTGCTTGTGATTTGCTTGATTGGTATCATTGCTTTTGTCGGATTCAAGATGGTCAAAAAAGATAGTGTTAAGTCAGCTAGCTCCTCAAACGTTGTACAGTCAAAAAAATCAGGAAGTGCTAAAAAAGTAGCGTCTGAAACAGATAAGCAGCAGTCTAGTACCTTACCCAAGAGTAAGGCAAGTGACTGGAATCTGGTGCTAGTGAATCGAGAAAATCCAAAAGATGAATTGAACCCGGAGTTAACGCAACTTGGCAATATCGTAGTTGATTCTAGGATTGCCCAGTCGGCAGAAGCATTTTTGACAGCAGCCCAGGCAATCAATCCAGCAGAACACTTTATTTCAGGCTATCGTAGTGTTGCCTATCAAGAGACACTCTATAATCAGTATGTTGCACAAGAGATGGCAGCAGATCCATCACTAGACCACAAGGCAGCTGAAAAAGTCGTGCAAACTTATTCTCAACCAGCGGGCATGTCTGAACATCAAACAGGACTTGCAATCGACCTGTCGGACATTGATCGCCTTAATGAATCAACGACTGCAAAAGAAATCGCTGCAATCGCACCAACTTATGGCTTTGTATTACGATTTACAGATGCAGGGAAGCCATACACTGGTGTCGGATATGAAGATTGGCATTTTCGTTATGTCGGCGTTGAGAATGCCAAGTACATGACCGAACACAATTTGACGTTAGAACAATATTTGAAGCAATTGAGCTAA
- a CDS encoding histidine phosphatase family protein produces MVNVYLVRHGKTMFNTIGRAQGWSDTPLTRDGERGVTELGLGFAAKDIKFDLAFSSDSGRTIQTIGFILKYSENEGIPYEMDKRIREWCFGSLDGGFDGELFDGVLPRTDAYKDKSEASLTYEDMANGILEVDTAGWAEPWHVLSKRILDGFFEAAQKAEAQGAQNIVIVSHGLTIATFIKLIDSRQPRFQGLDNGSVTHLTYSDGNFTIGKIGDMSYRALGQEILDAQ; encoded by the coding sequence ATGGTAAATGTTTATTTAGTCAGACATGGCAAGACCATGTTTAATACGATTGGTCGCGCACAAGGATGGTCAGATACCCCTTTGACACGTGATGGTGAGCGCGGTGTGACTGAGTTAGGTCTTGGGTTTGCAGCCAAAGATATTAAATTTGATCTGGCTTTTTCTTCAGACAGTGGTCGAACGATTCAGACGATCGGTTTTATTTTGAAATACTCTGAAAATGAAGGTATTCCTTATGAGATGGACAAACGCATTCGTGAGTGGTGCTTTGGCAGTCTTGACGGTGGCTTTGATGGTGAACTATTTGATGGTGTCTTACCGCGAACAGATGCTTACAAAGATAAAAGCGAAGCATCTTTAACTTATGAAGACATGGCTAATGGCATACTTGAGGTGGATACAGCGGGCTGGGCAGAACCTTGGCATGTACTCAGTAAGCGCATTTTAGATGGCTTTTTTGAGGCGGCTCAAAAAGCGGAGGCACAAGGCGCCCAAAATATCGTTATTGTAAGTCATGGGCTAACCATTGCGACGTTTATTAAGTTGATTGATAGTCGTCAACCGAGATTTCAAGGCCTAGATAATGGCTCAGTTACACACTTAACTTATAGTGATGGCAATTTTACAATCGGTAAAATTGGTGATATGAGTTATAGAGCATTAGGACAGGAGATTTTAGATGCCCAATAA
- a CDS encoding PFL family protein, with amino-acid sequence MKQTQILETIRMIEEENLDIRTITMGISLLDCIDSDIDRACEKIYQKITTKAKDLVKVGNTIGDELGIPIINKRVSVTPIAIIGAATDATDYTPFALALDRAAKAIGIDFIGGFTALAQKGYQKGDKILINSLPKALAATDFVCSSVNVGSTKTGINMDAVRDMGEIIVAAAKLDDMSCAKLVVFANAVEDNPFMAGAFHGVGEADVVINVGVSGPGVVKRALEKVRGESFDVVAEVVKKTAFKVTRMGQLVGKMASERLGVEFGIVDLSLAPTPAVGDSVARILEEMGLEMVGTHGTTAALALLNDQVKKGGVMACNQVGGLSGAFIPVSEDEGMIAAVNAGVLNLEKLEAMTAICSVGLDMIAVPGDTPATTIAAMIADEAAIGVINMKTTAVRVIPKGKVGDQIEFGGLLGTAPVMAVHKESSAAFIARGGHIPAPIHSFKN; translated from the coding sequence ATGAAACAAACTCAAATTCTTGAAACAATTCGCATGATTGAAGAGGAAAACTTAGACATTCGGACGATTACGATGGGAATTTCTCTACTTGATTGTATCGATAGTGATATCGATCGTGCCTGTGAGAAAATTTACCAAAAAATCACGACGAAAGCCAAAGACTTAGTGAAAGTCGGCAATACGATTGGTGATGAACTTGGTATTCCGATTATTAACAAGCGTGTCAGTGTCACCCCTATCGCGATTATTGGTGCGGCAACAGATGCAACTGATTATACACCTTTTGCCTTGGCACTCGATCGTGCTGCCAAAGCAATTGGGATTGATTTTATCGGTGGTTTTACAGCACTAGCGCAAAAAGGCTACCAAAAGGGTGATAAGATTCTGATTAATTCTTTGCCAAAAGCGTTAGCCGCGACTGATTTTGTTTGTAGTTCTGTTAATGTTGGCTCGACTAAAACAGGGATTAACATGGATGCAGTCCGTGATATGGGTGAAATTATCGTGGCTGCAGCTAAGCTCGATGATATGAGCTGTGCTAAACTTGTCGTCTTTGCAAATGCTGTAGAAGATAATCCATTTATGGCCGGTGCATTTCATGGCGTTGGTGAAGCAGATGTTGTGATAAATGTTGGTGTATCTGGACCAGGTGTTGTCAAACGTGCGCTTGAAAAAGTACGTGGGGAGTCATTTGATGTGGTTGCTGAAGTTGTTAAAAAGACAGCTTTTAAAGTCACTCGCATGGGCCAACTCGTTGGTAAAATGGCCTCTGAACGCTTAGGTGTCGAGTTTGGTATTGTTGACCTATCGCTTGCACCAACTCCTGCAGTTGGTGATTCTGTCGCGCGCATTTTAGAAGAAATGGGTCTGGAGATGGTCGGCACGCATGGCACAACAGCAGCACTTGCTCTTTTAAATGACCAAGTCAAAAAAGGTGGCGTCATGGCTTGTAATCAAGTCGGCGGTCTATCTGGTGCCTTTATCCCTGTGTCAGAAGATGAAGGGATGATTGCAGCTGTTAATGCTGGTGTGCTTAACCTAGAGAAGCTTGAAGCGATGACAGCAATCTGTAGCGTTGGTCTTGATATGATTGCAGTTCCAGGCGATACACCAGCGACAACGATTGCAGCCATGATTGCTGATGAAGCAGCAATTGGTGTAATTAATATGAAGACAACTGCTGTTCGTGTCATTCCTAAAGGTAAAGTTGGTGACCAAATAGAATTTGGTGGTTTACTTGGGACAGCACCTGTCATGGCTGTTCATAAAGAATCCTCAGCAGCCTTTATCGCACGAGGTGGTCATATTCCTGCACCAATCCATTCTTTTAAAAATTAA
- a CDS encoding ACT domain-containing protein: MRAIVTVIGQDRTGIVAGVSTRLAELDVNIIDISQTIMDGFFTMNMVVEIEATGSFSDIKANLEAFGATLKVDIKIMNEAIFEAMHQL, translated from the coding sequence ATGCGCGCAATTGTAACGGTTATTGGACAAGATAGAACAGGTATTGTAGCTGGCGTTTCAACACGTCTAGCAGAACTTGATGTGAATATTATTGATATCTCACAAACGATTATGGATGGTTTTTTTACCATGAATATGGTTGTTGAAATTGAAGCAACTGGCTCATTTTCGGATATTAAAGCAAATCTAGAAGCATTTGGTGCGACCTTAAAAGTTGATATCAAGATCATGAATGAAGCTATTTTTGAGGCCATGCATCAGCTTTAA
- a CDS encoding UbiA family prenyltransferase encodes MSLNTFLNFTRIQTLPAALLSPIAGLIFSLYYFKSFHLAPTLLFFIGLIAINLFVSAWNNLMDYQKALDPEYKTHENILSTRQIPPILALKICLSLLAIDVIVGVGVVLTTNIAILPIGAICFLIAIFYTFGPFAFSRFPLGEILAGFAEGICGFFFGIYINAFDKGFFLAFFDKWRLTFTIDFAIFVPIVLVGIMCFCMNFNVMLADNICDLTQDEKNGRLTLPHYIGIPKALKLYVAMYSLASLTILLAIIVGILPKTVLLMLVIAPLIIKNIRTFLRKQDKRETFILSVNNLMLYNDALAITMVIGLILR; translated from the coding sequence ATGTCTCTTAACACATTTCTTAATTTCACGCGCATTCAGACCCTACCTGCTGCTTTACTGTCCCCTATAGCAGGTCTAATTTTCTCACTCTACTATTTTAAAAGCTTCCACCTAGCCCCAACACTTCTCTTTTTCATCGGCCTTATCGCCATCAACCTCTTTGTCAGTGCTTGGAATAATCTGATGGATTATCAAAAAGCACTTGATCCAGAGTATAAGACGCATGAAAATATCTTATCAACACGTCAAATCCCACCTATCCTGGCACTAAAAATTTGTTTATCACTACTTGCCATTGATGTGATTGTGGGTGTAGGTGTTGTCCTAACGACAAACATTGCCATTCTTCCTATCGGTGCCATTTGCTTTTTAATCGCCATTTTTTATACCTTTGGCCCCTTTGCCTTTTCTCGTTTTCCACTCGGTGAAATACTAGCTGGATTTGCTGAAGGGATTTGCGGCTTCTTCTTTGGTATTTATATTAATGCCTTCGACAAAGGATTTTTCTTAGCCTTCTTTGATAAGTGGCGCCTCACTTTCACGATCGATTTTGCAATCTTTGTCCCGATTGTTCTCGTCGGTATCATGTGTTTTTGTATGAATTTCAATGTCATGTTAGCTGATAATATCTGTGATCTAACCCAAGATGAAAAAAATGGTCGTTTGACCTTGCCACACTATATAGGCATTCCTAAAGCTTTGAAATTATATGTTGCCATGTATAGTTTAGCTAGTCTCACGATTTTGCTTGCAATTATCGTCGGCATTCTACCCAAAACGGTTTTATTGATGTTAGTCATTGCCCCACTAATCATCAAAAATATCAGGACATTTTTACGCAAACAAGACAAAAGAGAAACCTTTATTTTATCTGTTAATAATTTAATGCTCTATAATGACGCCTTAGCAATTACCATGGTAATCGGCTTAATTTTAAGATAA
- a CDS encoding choloylglycine hydrolase family protein has protein sequence MCTSLTYQTEANDLFLARTMDFSQVLDGRPVFLPRQFNFQTNFSGKQTTKYAIMGAGASYEDEIVIADGFNEHGLAMAELYFANEIVLEKLPLADKLNLAPHELITYLLGNFATLSEIAKKIADIALVIPDNGAPTLPLHYILTDKTGQAAVIEARGGDLTLIDNPVGVMTNTPNLDWHIKNLNNYLHIQPQAFPDKQFNHVTASQFSQGTGTQGLPGSYTPPDRFVRAAFGRQYLPAATTIDQAVTNILHILGMVSVPKGLNIPSTGVSDYTQYTGIMSTTEKAYYMTTYDNPTVYRMAMTDDMIHNRHEVKWFDLPFDPQIVDLD, from the coding sequence ATGTGCACATCATTGACCTATCAAACAGAAGCAAACGACCTTTTTCTTGCTAGGACCATGGATTTTTCTCAGGTTTTAGATGGGCGTCCCGTATTTTTACCACGACAATTTAATTTCCAAACGAATTTTAGTGGCAAGCAAACAACCAAATATGCCATCATGGGAGCAGGTGCAAGTTATGAAGATGAGATCGTGATTGCTGATGGCTTTAACGAACATGGTTTGGCCATGGCCGAACTATATTTTGCAAATGAGATCGTCTTAGAAAAACTCCCACTCGCAGATAAGCTTAATCTGGCACCACATGAATTGATTACCTATCTGCTGGGTAATTTTGCAACGCTATCTGAAATAGCAAAAAAGATAGCTGACATCGCCCTGGTCATCCCTGATAATGGTGCACCAACACTACCCTTACACTACATCTTAACAGATAAGACTGGGCAAGCAGCGGTCATCGAAGCACGAGGTGGTGACTTAACGCTCATCGATAACCCCGTTGGTGTGATGACAAATACACCAAACTTAGACTGGCATATCAAAAATTTAAATAATTATTTACACATCCAACCACAAGCATTTCCAGATAAACAGTTCAATCATGTGACAGCATCACAATTCAGTCAAGGCACTGGCACTCAAGGGCTACCCGGATCTTACACACCACCAGATCGCTTTGTCCGTGCAGCGTTTGGCCGTCAATACTTACCTGCGGCTACTACGATTGATCAAGCAGTTACAAATATCTTACATATCCTAGGCATGGTATCAGTACCAAAAGGCTTAAATATCCCATCTACTGGTGTATCAGATTATACCCAGTACACTGGCATCATGAGTACAACCGAAAAAGCCTACTATATGACCACTTATGATAATCCGACTGTCTATCGTATGGCCATGACCGATGATATGATCCACAACAGACACGAAGTCAAATGGTTTGATTTGCCGTTTGACCCACAGATTGTTGACCTTGATTAA
- a CDS encoding IS30 family transposase, with protein sequence MQDHYNTRCKELTYPERQCIERWHNKDKLSNRQIALLLGKAPQTINNEVLLGLVQLKTKTKYSSRRAQELHKVNKQHCGRKSKLSSDLNQKISEGVRDKQSLEVILQSFIGLVCLKTLYNWLEKGWLDVKYHELLYPHYKKAKKLRKTQPKRPFGLSIEERPEEINNRSGFGHWEIDTVILTRAKNECLLTLTERVTRFEVIRLIPDKSARSVNTALQSLQEQLVFKSITSDNGREFAKLGEAVTCPVYYCHAYASFERGTNENHNRMIRRFLPKGTIKTTSQEVAKIETWMNNYPRKMFKYRTPSQMLQGG encoded by the coding sequence ATGCAAGACCATTATAACACACGATGTAAAGAATTAACTTATCCAGAACGACAATGTATTGAACGTTGGCACAACAAAGATAAGCTCAGTAATCGTCAGATTGCACTTCTCTTAGGTAAAGCCCCTCAAACGATAAATAATGAAGTGCTATTAGGTCTGGTTCAACTTAAAACAAAGACCAAGTATTCATCAAGACGAGCTCAAGAACTGCACAAAGTCAATAAACAACATTGTGGTAGAAAATCAAAGCTGAGTTCTGACTTGAATCAAAAAATTTCAGAAGGTGTCCGAGATAAACAATCGCTTGAAGTGATTTTACAAAGTTTTATTGGTCTCGTTTGCCTCAAAACGCTCTACAACTGGCTTGAAAAGGGTTGGCTTGATGTAAAATACCATGAGTTGCTTTATCCGCACTATAAAAAGGCGAAAAAGCTCCGTAAAACACAACCGAAACGTCCGTTTGGTTTGTCTATTGAGGAACGTCCAGAGGAAATCAATAACCGTTCTGGCTTCGGTCACTGGGAGATTGATACGGTCATTTTAACAAGGGCGAAGAATGAATGCTTATTGACGTTGACAGAACGTGTGACACGCTTTGAGGTGATACGATTAATCCCAGATAAGTCAGCACGATCGGTCAATACAGCGCTTCAATCCCTACAAGAGCAGCTAGTGTTTAAGTCCATCACTTCAGACAATGGGAGAGAGTTTGCCAAGCTAGGTGAAGCAGTCACTTGTCCTGTATATTATTGCCATGCTTATGCAAGTTTTGAGAGGGGAACAAATGAAAATCACAATCGCATGATTCGCCGTTTCTTGCCTAAAGGGACAATAAAAACGACTTCGCAGGAAGTCGCTAAAATTGAAACGTGGATGAACAACTATCCAAGAAAAATGTTCAAGTATCGGACACCATCTCAGATGTTGCAGGGTGGCTAA